One part of the Mya arenaria isolate MELC-2E11 chromosome 3, ASM2691426v1 genome encodes these proteins:
- the LOC128226946 gene encoding uncharacterized protein LOC128226946 gives MTVGTLVQNFGIKVVEFTCIDLEASVASTSLETCAKEATEKAVDAFQLLMAGGRRFTSKKESSHGLKTGLSRKDELYNNLIDDFKTKGLDFPKGTEAVEGSYIVQCKSVHLVLCNALWYITNHHTTINDAAARYKDVLPVPPAFENYDGYNDVKRKKIKMTQMSARELESHSQALYSLLMKPVVSSTAKWLDGKKEIEQLAECLGSYNKYLEKKNSDSLNIQNRTEPARTIDKHATLETRMGSPFGVNDKYELLNKAVISEGVNSYVVFDETVHLERPFKTPDEKYKYFKKLQLSVPVDLIKFCPGGSLEATVCIRQVTPNRSEPQILTDGARFLQNVRPVLGEIHTRLQRMSFKSKIANIATISPAISDFIYTHLTLDKSAAENPVTRERLRLIFSGQTGLVKDLIELNPGRPNNKFDSFFNVLSGIVEEVTSADDRRHGEAHMSQFISLDEMIQQAKSQCPEGTAVPSKSLVRLQFAPKNPFTKIATTFTSKLNVQYKIQKRQLRVAHPDEHFCNAQFRYMKECAIENKEKVKLLFCDDKAKVPFGNPGALLSTGVRGKKTIVPVTSTLSALDHDMQSSGSLTPSVYLDCQIPDSPVSSFVRGQVGRWMSKSQTKAS, from the exons ATGACAGTTGGGACCCTAGTACAGAATTTTGGAATAAAAGTGGTTGAGTTTACCTGCATCGACCTGGAAGCTTCCGTGGCTAGTACAAGTCTCGAAACATGTGCAAAGGAGGCTACAGAGAAAGCAGTAGATGCATTCCAGTTATTAATGGCAGGAGGAAGAAGATTCACCTCAAAGAAGGAGTCAAG cCATGGTTTGAAGACTGGATTATCAAGAAAAGACGAACTGTACAACAACTTGATAGATGATTTTAAAACCAAGGGTCTGGATTTTCCAAAAGGAACAGAAGCTGTGGAGGGATCCTACATTGTTCAG TGCAAGTCAGTACATTTg gTGTTGTGCAATGCGTTATGGTACATCACAAATCACCATACCACAATAAATGATGCTGCTGCAAGATATAAAGATGTATTGCCTGTTCCGCCTGCTTTTGAAAATTATGATGGGTACAATGATGTCAAGcggaagaaaataaaaatgactcAGATGTCTGCTAGGGAGCTTGAAAGTCATTCCCAGGCTCTATATTCATTGCTCATGAAACCAGTTGTTAGTAGTACTGCGAAATGGCTGGACGGTAAAAAGGAAATTGAACAACTGGCTGAGTGTTTGGGTTCATATAATAAGTATCTTGAGAAAAAAAACTCTGATAGCCTAAACATACAGAATAGAACTGAGCCAGCTAGAACAATAGATAAACATGCTACTTTGGAAACTAGGATGGGAAGTCCGTTTGGTGTGAATGACAAATATGAGCTTCTAAATAAAGCTGTAATATCAGAGGGAGTTAACAGCtatgttgtttttgatgaaacAGTTCATCTTGAGAGGCCTTTTAAAACACCAGATGAAAAGTACAAGTACTTCAAAAAATTGCAACTTTCAGTACCTGTAGACCTGATTAAGTTCTGTCCAGGTGGATCTCTTGAAGCAACTGTTTGTATCAGACAGGTAACGCCAAACAGAAGTGAGCCTCAGATTTTGACAGATGGGGCACGCTTTCTTCAGAATGTAAGACCAGTGTTAGGAGAGATCCATACTAGACTTCAGCGAATGTCTTTTAAGTCGAAGATTGCTAATATTGCCACAATTTCACCAGCAATATCAGACTtcatatatacacatttaacaTTAGATAAGTCTGCTGCTGAAAACCCTGTTACTCGAGAGAGACTTAGACTTATTTTCTCAGGACAGACTGGTTTGGTAAAAGATCTAATAGAACTAAATCCAGGAAGACCAAACAATAAGTTTGACTCATTCTTCAATGTACTATCTGGTATAGTGGAAGAGGTGACATCAGCTGATGATCGTCGACATGGGGAAGCACATATGTCACAGTTCATATCTCTTGACGAAATGATCCAGCAAGCCAAGTCTCAGTGCCCAGAAGGAACTGCAGTCCCTTCTAAGAGTTTGGTTCGTCTGCAGTTCGCGCCAAAAAATCCGTTCACCAAAATTGCAACAACCTTTACGTCAAAactaaatgttcaatataaaattcagaagCGTCAGCTGAGGGTGGCACACCCTGATGAACATTTCTGTAATGCACAGTTTAGATACATGAAAGAATGTGCCATTGAGAACAAAGAAAAAGTGAAACTTCTGTTTTGTGACGATAAAGCCAAAGTACCGTTTGGCAATCCTGGAGCATTGCTATCTACAGGGGTCAGAGGAAAAAAGACTATTGTGCCAGTCACATCAACTCTTAGCGCGCTTGATCATGACATGCAAAGTTCAGGATCTTTGACACCTTCTGTTTACCTGGACTGTCAGATACCAGATTCACCAGTGTCCTCCTTTGTTCGTGGCCAG gttggAAGATGGATGTCAAAGTCTCAGACAAAAGCTTCTTGA
- the LOC128226442 gene encoding tRNA-uridine aminocarboxypropyltransferase 2-like → MADGFGLDESSIDGLDEEKFMNELYLFATENKEPPKQSRKVCNRCSRPLTVCWCPYLAAERIQISTDVFILQHPFEELRKLKTAPMLYQSVQEGKCHIIRGKKFNNNKRCVRYPDLHEVLSSPDTLLLFPGEDAVDIRQLVGEPNTSYNLVVLDGTWSQARGMYANNKLLQLPRKVKVETDMTSRYVIRTQPTDTALSTLESVAVALSILENRPELVETLVAPLEALCRFQLHHGAVAHQSREYKIAHGLWNKTLPRKLIRRMQRQDAENALTRDSGEHNRVDDPIRKKEDENTLKMQLTSTKTCDADQGNLTPSMDNLEEFSESQISTTCDIIPSCDSKPSDTMDRNSTYCDTSLKEALNGTENIDMKCDRTVDS, encoded by the exons ATGGCTGACGGATTTGGCTTAGATGAATCGTCTATTGACGGTTTAGATGAGGAAAAATTTATGAACGAATTGTACCTGTTTGCCACAGAAAACAAAGAACCACCTAAGCAATCGCGAAAAGTTTGCAACAGATGCAG TCGTCCATTGACTGTGTGCTGGTGCCCTTATTTAGCAGCTGAGCGGATACAGATATCCACCGATGTTTTCATACTACAGCATCCTTTTGAG GAGTTGCGGAAGCTGAAGACGGCTCCCATGTTGTACCAGAGTGTGCAGGAAGGCAAGTGCCATATCATCCGGGGCAAGAAGTTTAACAATAATAAGAG ATGTGTGAGGTACCCAGACCTGCATGAGGTTCTCTCTAGCCCCGACACGCTGCTGCTCTTCCCTGGGGAGGATGCAGTCGACATTCGCCAGTTGGTGGGAGAGCCCAACACCTCATACAACCTGGTTGTCCTTGACGGCACTTGGTCCCAGGCCCGTGGGATGTATGCCAATAATAAACTCCTTCAACTGCCAAGGAAG GTGAAGGTGGAGACAGATATGACGAGTCGTTACGTGATTCGGACCCAACCCACGGACACCGCCCTCTCTACCCTCGAGTCTGTAGCTGTGGCCCTCTCCATACTAGAGAACAGGCCTGAACTGGTTGAG ACACTAGTTGCTCCATTGGAGGCCCTCTGCAGGTTCCAGTTGCATCACGGAGCTGTGGCCCACCAGAGCAGGGAGTACAAGATTGCCCATGGACTCTGGAACAAAACCCTTCCCAGGAAACTCATACGTCGGATGCAACGGCAGGATGCAGAGAATGCCTTAACTAGAGACAGTGGTGAACACA ACAGAGTTGATGACCCCATCAGAAAGAAAGAGGACGAAAACACACTGAAGATGCAGTTGACCTCAACCAAGACCTGTGATGCTGACCAAGGAAACTTGACACCATCCATGGACAACCTGGAGGAGTTCTCAGAGTCCCAGATAAGCACCACCTGTGATATAATACCATCATGTGATAGTAAACCTTCTGATACTATGGATAGAAATTCGACATACTGTGATACATCTCTAAAGGAAGCTCTTAATGGcactgaaaatattgatatgaaatgtgATAGAACTGTAGACAGTTGA